From Acidobacteriota bacterium, one genomic window encodes:
- the rlmN gene encoding 23S rRNA (adenine(2503)-C(2))-methyltransferase RlmN — protein sequence MVLLEKKAHLTGLTPRELEEFVTEIGEPRFRAKQIFKQLHGRRLLDFTEMTDLPKALREKLAENAAASTLTVESKYVSEDGTRRFLMKTRDNLPVETVFIPTESRDTICFSSQSGCPLKCDFCLTAKLGLLRNLTAGEIVEQIIIVLSDVYGVAGETPHGTNLVGMGAGEPFLNFENLIKAISIMADKDGLHIVPNRVTVSTAGIVPKIREFAGLEKRPHLAISLSAPDDELRDRLMPINKKWNIDELLAAAKEFESTLKRGERFTFEYVLLGGVNDSDEHAVKLAGLLKRHKLRRAKINLIPHNAAEPLEYGPPAPSKVARFKEILEEKGISAYVRTPRGRDIFAACGQLAAKSTVNSVGRANNS from the coding sequence ATGGTTTTGTTGGAGAAAAAGGCACATCTGACCGGGTTGACGCCCCGCGAACTTGAAGAATTCGTGACCGAAATCGGCGAACCGCGGTTTCGGGCGAAGCAGATCTTCAAGCAGCTTCACGGTCGGCGTTTGCTTGATTTCACAGAGATGACCGACCTGCCGAAGGCGCTTCGCGAAAAACTCGCGGAGAACGCCGCGGCGTCAACGCTGACCGTCGAATCAAAGTACGTTTCCGAGGACGGCACGCGCCGGTTTCTGATGAAAACGCGCGATAATCTTCCGGTCGAAACGGTCTTTATCCCGACCGAAAGCCGCGACACGATCTGTTTCTCGTCGCAGTCGGGCTGCCCGCTCAAATGCGATTTCTGCCTGACGGCGAAGCTCGGATTGCTCAGAAATCTCACGGCCGGTGAGATCGTCGAACAGATAATCATCGTTCTTTCAGATGTTTACGGTGTCGCCGGCGAAACTCCGCACGGAACGAACCTCGTCGGAATGGGCGCCGGCGAACCGTTTCTGAATTTCGAGAATCTGATCAAGGCGATCTCGATAATGGCCGACAAGGACGGCCTGCATATCGTCCCGAACCGCGTCACGGTCTCGACCGCCGGAATCGTTCCGAAGATCCGCGAATTTGCCGGGCTCGAGAAACGTCCGCACCTCGCGATCAGTCTCTCGGCGCCGGACGACGAACTTCGCGACCGGCTGATGCCGATCAACAAGAAATGGAACATCGACGAACTTCTCGCGGCCGCAAAGGAGTTCGAATCGACCTTGAAGCGCGGCGAGCGTTTTACATTTGAATACGTCCTGCTCGGCGGCGTGAACGATTCGGACGAGCACGCCGTGAAACTTGCCGGACTCCTGAAACGGCACAAACTGCGTCGTGCGAAGATCAATCTGATTCCGCACAACGCTGCCGAGCCGCTCGAATACGGGCCGCCGGCGCCTTCGAAGGTTGCAAGGTTCAAGGAAATTCTTGAGGAAAAGGGCATTTCCGCTTACGTACGCACGCCGCGCGGCCGCGATATTTTCGCCGCCTGCGGACAACTTGCGGCGAAATCGACGGTGAATTCCGTCGGCCGGGCCAATAACAGCTGA
- a CDS encoding holo-ACP synthase encodes MIISIGIDIVEVYRIRETIERTPRFAERVYTPAERAYCDTKGAAAAQSYAARFAAKEAFLKALKTGWRGRLSWHDMEILNDEMGVPTLTATGEAQKLLAELGAERIHLSISHTTEHAVAQVVLEKTSEH; translated from the coding sequence ATGATAATCTCCATCGGCATCGACATTGTTGAAGTTTATCGGATTCGCGAAACGATTGAAAGAACTCCGCGGTTTGCCGAGCGGGTTTATACGCCCGCCGAACGCGCTTACTGCGACACTAAAGGCGCCGCCGCCGCCCAAAGCTACGCGGCCCGGTTCGCGGCGAAAGAAGCTTTCCTGAAGGCGCTCAAGACCGGCTGGCGCGGCCGCCTTTCGTGGCACGATATGGAGATCCTTAATGACGAAATGGGCGTTCCGACTTTGACTGCAACGGGTGAGGCGCAGAAACTGCTCGCCGAGCTCGGCGCGGAACGGATTCATCTTTCGATCTCGCACACGACCGAGCACGCCGTCGCGCAGGTCGTCCTTGAAAAGACCAGCGAGCATTAG
- a CDS encoding tetratricopeptide repeat protein, whose amino-acid sequence MKSRVVLLTLVCVSLLFTIPASAKDTWISVRSKNFHLVGNANEKEIRQVATKLEQFRETFRQIFPRVKLSQSIQTNVIVFKDDGAYRPFKPKNASGKTIDSIAGYFQPGTDVNYITLAIDADMKDTYGIIFHEYVHFILEANFGKSEVPAWFNEGLAEYYQTFKIENDQKVTLGIIQPNHLYFLQQSKLMPLKSFFEIDNYSLHESGSHSRSIFYAQAWALIHYLLQGVKGGNADGLNNFLTLVMKGAKPEDAFQQAFLMDYPAMEKALTNYVAQSKYYSSVLSFKQKLIFDTEMKTAPLSEAESNAFLGDLLFHTNSLADAEIYLQKAIALDPKSSMANTSLGLIRTRERKFEEAKAFLEKAIAGDARNHFAHYNYAYVLSREGMDEFGFVQKYAPDSVKRMRDSLVKAIELNPAFTESYQLLSFLYLVNNENLEEAIVLLKKAADLQPGNQQNQYLLAQLYLRQEKVAEASALAEKIFRTADEPDLRAKAQALINNIREYQEKRAFFDKQTKELEDRGIKAPILVKRKGEKPLTEEEVERIKRENEIISLNSAVKRPEAGQTEAVGYLDRVACVRGEVVYTFRSETESFTLTSKGFGELDLMAMVEEAQNLSFGCDADVKAMKAVVIYEPAKVANAKSRGTLRSLTFVPQYFERKTEEELKNARQTVIVEDPRDDPNAQAEFEKKRREMMLENIRNNLRKPADGETRVFGIVERIECSGGAMYFVAKVDDATLKLKAKSPQIRSFSAEASGLQFGCGVKMPQLRAYIIFRGSILDAGELVSVEFVPPSFKPEE is encoded by the coding sequence ATGAAGTCTCGCGTCGTACTTCTCACGCTCGTCTGCGTGTCGTTGCTATTCACGATTCCGGCGTCGGCCAAAGACACCTGGATCAGCGTCCGCTCAAAGAATTTCCACCTCGTCGGCAATGCGAACGAAAAGGAAATTCGGCAGGTCGCGACGAAACTTGAACAGTTTCGCGAGACCTTTCGACAGATATTTCCGCGCGTCAAACTGAGCCAGTCGATTCAAACCAATGTGATCGTCTTCAAAGACGATGGGGCGTATCGTCCGTTCAAACCGAAAAATGCAAGCGGCAAGACGATCGATTCCATCGCCGGCTATTTCCAGCCCGGCACCGACGTCAACTACATCACTCTCGCGATTGACGCCGATATGAAAGATACGTACGGCATTATCTTTCACGAGTACGTCCATTTCATTCTCGAAGCGAACTTCGGCAAATCGGAAGTGCCGGCGTGGTTCAACGAGGGGCTCGCCGAATACTATCAGACGTTCAAGATAGAGAACGATCAAAAGGTGACGCTCGGCATTATCCAACCCAACCATCTCTACTTTCTTCAACAGTCCAAACTGATGCCGCTGAAGTCGTTTTTCGAGATCGACAACTATTCGCTGCACGAAAGCGGGAGTCACTCGCGAAGCATTTTTTACGCACAGGCCTGGGCGTTGATCCATTATCTGCTCCAGGGAGTAAAGGGCGGCAACGCGGACGGCTTGAATAATTTTCTGACGCTCGTGATGAAGGGCGCAAAGCCGGAAGATGCGTTTCAGCAAGCCTTTCTGATGGACTATCCGGCGATGGAAAAGGCTCTGACCAATTACGTCGCGCAAAGCAAGTATTACTCGTCAGTCCTGAGTTTCAAACAGAAACTGATCTTTGATACGGAGATGAAGACGGCGCCATTGTCCGAAGCGGAAAGCAATGCTTTTCTCGGCGACCTGCTCTTTCATACGAACAGCCTGGCCGACGCCGAGATCTATCTTCAAAAGGCGATCGCGCTCGACCCGAAATCGAGTATGGCGAACACTTCGCTTGGCTTGATTCGGACGCGGGAGCGGAAATTCGAAGAGGCGAAGGCGTTTCTTGAAAAGGCGATCGCGGGCGACGCCAGGAACCATTTCGCCCATTACAACTACGCGTACGTCCTCAGCCGGGAAGGTATGGACGAGTTTGGTTTTGTCCAAAAGTACGCGCCGGACTCGGTGAAGAGAATGCGCGATTCGTTGGTCAAGGCAATCGAACTGAATCCGGCCTTCACCGAGAGTTACCAATTGCTTAGCTTTCTTTACCTGGTCAACAACGAAAATCTCGAAGAGGCCATTGTCTTGCTCAAGAAAGCTGCCGATCTGCAGCCCGGAAATCAACAGAATCAATACCTACTTGCACAGCTCTACTTGCGGCAGGAAAAGGTTGCCGAAGCCAGCGCTCTCGCCGAGAAGATCTTCAGGACAGCCGATGAACCCGATCTCAGGGCGAAGGCGCAGGCGTTGATCAACAACATCCGGGAGTATCAGGAGAAACGGGCCTTTTTCGACAAGCAGACGAAGGAACTGGAGGACCGCGGCATCAAGGCGCCGATCCTCGTCAAGCGGAAAGGTGAAAAGCCTTTGACCGAAGAAGAGGTTGAACGGATCAAAAGGGAGAACGAGATCATCAGTCTCAACAGCGCCGTGAAAAGGCCTGAAGCCGGACAAACCGAGGCGGTCGGCTATTTGGACCGCGTCGCCTGTGTCCGCGGCGAGGTCGTCTATACATTTCGTTCGGAGACCGAATCCTTCACGCTCACGAGCAAGGGTTTCGGCGAACTCGACCTTATGGCGATGGTCGAAGAGGCGCAAAATCTCTCGTTCGGCTGCGATGCCGACGTCAAAGCGATGAAGGCGGTCGTGATCTACGAACCGGCGAAGGTCGCGAACGCGAAGTCGCGCGGAACGCTTCGCTCGCTGACGTTCGTTCCTCAGTATTTCGAGCGCAAGACCGAAGAAGAGCTGAAGAACGCAAGGCAAACGGTGATCGTCGAAGATCCGCGCGACGACCCGAATGCCCAGGCGGAATTCGAGAAGAAGCGGCGGGAGATGATGCTCGAGAACATCAGGAACAACCTTCGCAAACCCGCTGATGGCGAGACTCGTGTGTTCGGAATCGTCGAACGGATCGAGTGTTCGGGAGGCGCAATGTACTTCGTCGCGAAGGTCGATGACGCGACGTTGAAGCTTAAGGCGAAATCGCCGCAGATCAGATCATTTTCGGCGGAAGCGTCGGGACTTCAATTCGGGTGCGGAGTGAAAATGCCGCAACTCAGGGCATACATCATATTTCGCGGCAGCATTCTCGACGCCGGCGAATTGGTTTCCGTCGAGTTCGTTCCGCCGAGTTTCAAGCCTGAAGAGTGA
- a CDS encoding type II toxin-antitoxin system HicA family toxin → MKRRQLIRHLREHGCELLREGGSHSWWHNPTQNRRSAVPRHSEVNEKLILKICKDLGIPPP, encoded by the coding sequence ATGAAGCGCCGTCAACTGATCCGCCATTTACGCGAGCATGGTTGCGAATTGCTCCGCGAGGGCGGCAGTCATTCATGGTGGCATAACCCAACTCAGAATCGACGCTCAGCGGTTCCGCGACACTCGGAAGTAAACGAAAAATTGATCCTTAAAATTTGCAAAGACTTAGGCATACCACCTCCATAG
- a CDS encoding PD40 domain-containing protein — protein MRKFALSSLFVVTLAVLTLAQTGQVTLFRQPAISRSEIVFSYAGDLWIVPRAGGDARRLTTGVGVETAPYFSPDGSMIAFTGEYDGNTDVYVVPAAGGVPRRVTYHPSLDEVSGWTPDGQSVLFVSTRNSSSNFSRLYTVGVEGAGLPVELPLPMVDRGWLSPDAQYVAYEPLSQWQSDWKRYQGGQTQPIWIAKLADSTIEKVPRENSNDKCPMWVGDKVYFLSDRNNGVVTLFSYDTRSKKVEQIVENSGLDIKYASAGGGAIVYEQFGAIYTVDVGSKSPKKVNIRVTGDFPGVRPRFERVGSRIAGAAISPTGVRAVFEARGEIISAPADKGDARNLTNTTAVMEREPAWSPDGKWIAYFSDESGEYMLHLRDQSGGGEVKKFALGDGKPGFFSGAVWSPDSKKIAYNRQDVSLWILDVEKGTNTRVDQNTYGDFGDVMEPTWSPDSNWIGYPKQLDNRLRAVFLYAVDKAQTFRVTDGLGDARHVVFDKSGKYLFFTGSTNVGPTISFADLSGINHQTSRNVYAIVLRNDIPSPLAPESDEEKVQEEKKEAPAPTPAVSPSPSPTATPAVAATPVAAATPVAPKPKAPEPTRVDLDGIDQRIIAIPQIPARDFTGLFPGKPGILYITELPAAPQAGPFGLTLHKFDLEKRKLEEVRPGINGFAISANGEKMLFQQGPMWNMISTMFPARPGEGIVKTSDMEVYVDPRAEWKQMFNEIWRGERDFFYDPNIHGLDIEKAKKLYGPYVDVVAHRDDLNYLFREMLNQITVGHMYIGGGDQPRPNFVPGGLLGADYKIENGRYRFARVYNGENWNPQLRAPLTAPGVNVKPGEYLLSVAGRDLKSTDNLYRLFESTANKQIVIKVGPNPDGKDSRAVTVVPVGTETGLRNLAWIEDNRRAVDRLSGGKLGYVYIPNTGGPGYQSFNRYFFAQTDKYGAVIDERFNGGGLLADYVVEYLSRQQLAKIAFRAGKDWNVPAGAIYGPKAMLINELAGSGGDAMPWFFKNLKVGALVGKRTWGGLVRASGIPTLMDGGSIRAPNGAVYGLNGQWEVENVGVAPDIEVEYDPAMWRQGRDPQLEKAVEWLLEELRKNPPKDYKRPDYPNYHKSTGLGKP, from the coding sequence TTGAGAAAGTTCGCTTTGTCATCGCTCTTTGTGGTCACGCTGGCCGTGCTGACTCTCGCGCAGACGGGACAGGTCACATTGTTCCGTCAACCGGCGATCAGCCGTTCCGAAATCGTTTTCTCGTATGCGGGGGATCTCTGGATTGTGCCGCGCGCCGGGGGCGACGCGCGTCGTTTGACGACCGGAGTCGGGGTCGAGACCGCCCCGTATTTTTCGCCCGACGGATCGATGATCGCCTTCACGGGCGAATACGACGGAAATACGGATGTCTATGTCGTTCCCGCGGCGGGCGGAGTTCCGCGGCGCGTTACATATCATCCCTCGCTCGACGAAGTGTCGGGCTGGACTCCCGACGGCCAGAGCGTTCTGTTTGTCTCGACCCGCAATAGCAGCTCGAATTTCTCAAGGCTCTATACGGTCGGCGTCGAAGGCGCCGGACTTCCGGTCGAACTTCCGCTTCCGATGGTCGATCGCGGATGGCTCTCTCCGGACGCGCAGTACGTCGCGTACGAACCGCTCTCACAGTGGCAGTCGGACTGGAAGCGTTATCAGGGCGGCCAGACACAACCGATCTGGATAGCAAAACTGGCAGATTCGACGATCGAAAAGGTTCCGCGCGAGAATTCGAACGACAAGTGCCCGATGTGGGTCGGCGACAAGGTCTATTTTCTGTCGGATCGCAACAACGGCGTCGTGACCCTGTTCTCCTACGATACGCGTTCAAAAAAGGTCGAGCAGATCGTTGAGAACTCCGGACTTGACATCAAATACGCTTCGGCCGGCGGCGGCGCCATCGTTTACGAACAATTTGGGGCGATCTACACCGTCGATGTCGGTTCGAAGTCACCGAAAAAGGTGAACATCCGCGTCACCGGCGATTTTCCCGGCGTGCGGCCGCGGTTTGAGCGCGTCGGTTCAAGGATCGCGGGCGCGGCGATCTCGCCGACCGGCGTTCGAGCGGTTTTCGAGGCCCGCGGCGAGATCATCAGCGCGCCGGCCGACAAGGGCGACGCGCGCAATCTGACAAATACGACCGCCGTTATGGAGCGCGAACCCGCGTGGTCGCCCGACGGCAAATGGATCGCGTATTTCTCGGACGAATCGGGCGAATATATGCTTCACCTGCGCGATCAATCCGGCGGCGGCGAGGTCAAGAAGTTCGCCCTCGGCGACGGCAAGCCCGGTTTTTTCTCGGGGGCCGTCTGGTCGCCGGACAGCAAGAAGATCGCTTACAACCGGCAGGACGTGAGTCTTTGGATACTCGATGTCGAAAAAGGGACGAACACGCGGGTCGATCAGAATACGTACGGCGATTTCGGCGACGTGATGGAACCGACCTGGTCGCCGGACAGCAACTGGATCGGATATCCCAAACAGCTCGACAATCGCCTGCGCGCGGTCTTTCTTTACGCCGTGGACAAAGCGCAGACGTTTCGCGTGACGGATGGACTTGGCGACGCGCGTCACGTCGTTTTCGACAAGAGCGGCAAGTACCTGTTCTTTACCGGCAGCACGAACGTCGGTCCGACGATCAGTTTCGCCGACCTTTCGGGCATCAATCACCAAACGTCACGCAACGTCTACGCGATCGTTCTGCGCAATGATATTCCGTCGCCGCTGGCTCCGGAAAGCGACGAAGAAAAGGTTCAGGAAGAGAAGAAAGAAGCGCCCGCGCCGACACCCGCCGTTTCACCGTCACCGTCACCGACGGCGACGCCCGCGGTTGCAGCAACGCCGGTAGCCGCCGCGACGCCGGTTGCTCCGAAACCGAAAGCGCCCGAACCGACGCGCGTCGATCTCGATGGCATCGACCAGCGAATCATCGCGATCCCGCAGATCCCGGCGCGTGATTTTACAGGACTTTTTCCCGGAAAGCCCGGAATTCTCTATATAACCGAACTTCCCGCGGCGCCGCAGGCCGGACCGTTCGGACTGACGCTGCACAAGTTCGATCTCGAAAAACGAAAGCTCGAAGAGGTTCGTCCGGGAATCAACGGATTTGCGATCTCGGCCAACGGCGAAAAGATGCTCTTCCAGCAAGGGCCGATGTGGAATATGATCTCGACGATGTTTCCGGCGCGGCCCGGCGAGGGAATCGTCAAGACCTCGGATATGGAGGTTTACGTCGATCCGCGCGCCGAGTGGAAACAGATGTTCAACGAGATCTGGCGCGGCGAGCGGGACTTTTTCTACGATCCGAACATTCACGGGCTCGATATCGAAAAGGCCAAGAAGCTTTACGGGCCGTACGTCGACGTCGTTGCGCATCGCGACGACCTTAACTATCTTTTCCGCGAAATGCTCAACCAGATCACCGTCGGCCATATGTACATCGGCGGCGGCGATCAGCCGCGTCCGAATTTCGTTCCCGGCGGCTTGCTCGGCGCGGACTACAAGATCGAGAACGGACGTTATCGCTTCGCGCGCGTCTACAACGGCGAAAACTGGAATCCGCAGCTCCGCGCGCCGCTCACGGCGCCCGGTGTAAACGTCAAGCCCGGCGAGTATCTGCTGTCGGTCGCGGGACGCGATCTGAAATCCACCGACAACCTCTATCGCTTGTTTGAGAGCACGGCGAACAAACAGATCGTCATCAAGGTCGGTCCTAATCCCGACGGAAAGGACTCACGTGCCGTAACGGTCGTGCCCGTCGGAACCGAAACCGGACTTCGCAATCTGGCGTGGATCGAGGACAACCGCCGCGCGGTCGATCGGTTGAGCGGCGGGAAACTCGGCTATGTGTATATTCCAAACACCGGCGGTCCCGGCTATCAGAGTTTCAATCGCTACTTTTTCGCACAGACGGACAAGTACGGCGCGGTCATCGACGAACGATTCAACGGCGGCGGACTTCTCGCGGATTACGTCGTCGAATATCTGAGTCGCCAGCAGCTTGCGAAGATCGCGTTTCGCGCCGGCAAGGACTGGAACGTTCCAGCAGGTGCGATCTACGGCCCGAAGGCGATGCTGATCAACGAACTGGCCGGTTCGGGCGGCGACGCGATGCCTTGGTTCTTCAAGAATCTCAAGGTCGGCGCCCTTGTCGGCAAGCGTACCTGGGGCGGGCTTGTTCGGGCTTCGGGAATTCCGACGCTGATGGACGGCGGCAGCATCCGCGCTCCGAACGGCGCCGTTTACGGGTTGAACGGGCAATGGGAAGTCGAGAACGTCGGCGTCGCACCCGACATCGAGGTCGAATACGATCCGGCGATGTGGCGCCAAGGGCGGGATCCGCAGCTTGAAAAGGCGGTCGAATGGCTGCTCGAAGAACTGCGCAAGAATCCGCCGAAGGATTACAAGCGTCCGGATTATCCGAATTATCACAAATCGACCGGACTTGGGAAACCGTAA
- the pgeF gene encoding peptidoglycan editing factor PgeF encodes MDILSDNGFYWREKDGVRVLVSRLLETHGFVNGFSTRLGGVSSFPENDLNLAGYDEDSEANIAENRRRFMNVFNRGFRLASCWQIHSAEVRQVLDFDDAIDGNHRMDALVSDAADVLLGVKTADCIPVLLGDTRTGAFAAVHAGWRGTVQSIVVNTVRKMRAAYGTEPEDIVAAIGPAATARNYEVGQDVIDAFRENFPDSEKLLTPTREGHAKIDLHTANKDQLTDLGVSESRISVSDLCTMERTDLFFSYRVEKRLYGKTGRLMAVIGRD; translated from the coding sequence ATGGACATTTTATCAGATAACGGATTTTACTGGCGCGAAAAGGACGGCGTACGCGTATTGGTTTCACGCTTGCTCGAGACGCACGGATTCGTCAACGGGTTTTCAACGCGGCTCGGAGGCGTTTCGTCGTTCCCTGAGAACGATCTCAACCTCGCCGGTTACGACGAAGACTCCGAAGCAAATATCGCCGAAAACCGGCGTCGTTTTATGAACGTTTTTAATCGCGGCTTTCGGCTCGCGTCCTGCTGGCAGATCCATAGTGCCGAGGTCCGTCAGGTCCTCGATTTCGATGACGCGATCGACGGCAACCACCGGATGGACGCGCTCGTCTCGGACGCCGCCGACGTCTTGCTGGGCGTCAAAACGGCCGACTGCATTCCGGTCCTTCTCGGAGACACGCGCACCGGCGCGTTCGCCGCGGTCCATGCCGGCTGGCGCGGAACGGTGCAATCTATCGTCGTCAATACGGTCCGGAAGATGCGCGCCGCATACGGAACCGAACCTGAAGATATTGTCGCCGCCATCGGACCGGCCGCGACCGCGCGCAACTACGAGGTCGGCCAGGACGTGATCGATGCGTTTCGCGAGAACTTTCCCGACTCCGAAAAACTCCTCACACCGACGCGCGAGGGACACGCTAAGATCGATCTGCATACGGCAAACAAAGACCAGTTGACGGATCTCGGTGTCAGCGAATCGCGGATCTCGGTTTCCGATCTTTGCACGATGGAGCGCACGGATCTTTTCTTCTCTTATCGGGTCGAGAAGAGGCTGTACGGGAAAACGGGCCGATTGATGGCAGTCATCGGGCGTGATTGA